One Bacillota bacterium DNA window includes the following coding sequences:
- a CDS encoding ABC transporter substrate-binding protein translates to MTQSLYTGGAKHRRRRILLAVALVCLLATVATLGGLATVTARARLTPVTLLLDWTPNTNHTGIYVALDCGWYAEEGIDLKLLTPGQGGSVEQMVAAGRVNFGISFQEWVTNARAAGLPLVSVAAVIQHNTSGFATLAGKGVARPKEFAGLVYGGWGSPMETAILSSLMKADGGDFSRLKQVTVGEGDLLIMLQRDIDLAWIFYGWQGIEAELRGIPLNVVMLRDYTWAVPDYYTPVVVTSEAMIASNPDVVRRFMKATSRGYAYAIANPGEAADILVRRVPEIKPELARASQAWLSPRYQEDAPNWGYQREEVWQRFADWMYENK, encoded by the coding sequence ATGACACAATCGCTATATACGGGTGGTGCAAAGCACCGCAGACGTCGGATTCTCTTGGCTGTCGCCTTAGTATGCCTTCTTGCGACAGTGGCCACCCTGGGCGGGCTTGCGACCGTGACAGCGCGCGCCCGTCTCACACCGGTGACGCTTCTTTTGGACTGGACGCCCAACACGAATCATACGGGCATCTACGTAGCCCTCGACTGCGGATGGTACGCCGAGGAAGGCATCGACCTCAAACTTCTCACGCCTGGACAGGGCGGTTCCGTGGAGCAGATGGTCGCGGCCGGCAGGGTCAACTTCGGCATCAGCTTCCAGGAGTGGGTCACCAACGCTCGGGCGGCCGGCCTTCCGCTGGTGTCGGTTGCAGCGGTTATCCAGCACAACACTTCCGGGTTCGCCACTCTCGCAGGGAAGGGAGTCGCGCGTCCGAAGGAGTTTGCGGGCCTTGTGTACGGCGGATGGGGTTCACCGATGGAGACTGCGATCCTCTCGAGCCTGATGAAGGCGGACGGAGGCGATTTCTCCAGGCTCAAGCAGGTTACAGTGGGCGAGGGCGACCTTCTCATAATGCTCCAGAGGGACATCGACCTTGCCTGGATCTTCTATGGGTGGCAGGGCATCGAGGCGGAGCTGAGGGGAATCCCTCTCAACGTAGTCATGCTACGGGACTATACCTGGGCTGTCCCCGACTACTACACCCCGGTCGTGGTCACAAGTGAGGCAATGATAGCCTCCAACCCGGACGTCGTCCGCAGGTTCATGAAGGCCACCAGTCGGGGCTACGCGTATGCAATTGCGAACCCGGGTGAGGCCGCGGACATCCTGGTCCGCCGGGTCCCAGAGATCAAGCCGGAACTTGCCCGGGCGAGCCAGGCCTGGCTCTCTCCAAGGTACCAGGAGGACGCCCCGAATTGGGGGTACCAGCGCGAGGAAGTCTGGCAGCGCTTCGCCGACTGGATGTATGAGAACAAGC